GCCTACACCAAATGCTTTATCAAATAATAATGCTGATGCCCTCTTGGGGCATCGTCGATACGTGCAATCTCTTGAAATCCATGCTTTTGATAGAACAGTGGCGCTTGAAAGCTGAACGTATTGAGCTTGATGAAGGTGCATTTCTTTTCCCTGGCTATCTTCTCGATCTCCTGTAACAATCTTGAACCGTAGCCCCGCCCCCGGGATCGATCCTCCACCCATAGAATATCGACCTCAATCCAATTCCAGCAAAACACGCTATTGAT
This Paenibacillus sp. JZ16 DNA region includes the following protein-coding sequences:
- a CDS encoding GNAT family N-acetyltransferase; protein product: MSEINIKRSSPEEALAVRTNLIQYNAQHIAEDLQQNYEEINLHIKNENGDIAGGINSVFCWNWIEVDILWVEDRSRGRGYGSRLLQEIEKIAREKKCTFIKLNTFSFQAPLFYQKHGFQEIARIDDAPRGHQHYYLIKHLV